The following proteins come from a genomic window of Pangasianodon hypophthalmus isolate fPanHyp1 chromosome 24, fPanHyp1.pri, whole genome shotgun sequence:
- the ppef2a gene encoding serine/threonine-protein phosphatase with EF-hands 2 isoform X2, with the protein MSSNFFLKPGSCSEFCQISTESLPAIAKKSQYVNGMPSLEKPYVFNGDFVDRGKDSVEILLILFAFLLVYPGEVHLNRGNHEDHIINLRYGFTKEVLSKYKMHGKRILKLLQKIFSWLPLATVIDQKVLIVHGGISDSTDLALVARMDRHRYVSALRPPKQKSSVAIQPSVDSEMEDESMNSKHSILRRRRASLTYFRPLPSRKTFQCRSLQDFSATVARTMEEELKIQHRQTSLAKPGSSMSYRHFNMSKSSETSTESINSPDNINNEWKEILDLLWSDPMTEDGCIPNEVRGGGCYWGPNVTEDFLNKHNLQLIIRSHECKQDGYEFCHNRKVLTIFSASNYYEVGSNRGALVRLGPDLVPYFIQYQTNSKTRAMSFGQSIRRTEHSALKVLREQLFAHKSDLLSAFQEYDQKNTGLISLNDWSSAVGQVLHLDLPWRMLRSQLLTNTTNDMLDYHNWFRNLTIKEPSCEYIEQTLMETLYRHRSTLETIFRIVDTDNSGLISFEDFCQTWKLLSVYLKMEISCEAINDLVVSIDMNKDGCIDIDEFMESFRLVDKNIRKPEEQDLPQEEKQTTEEKGTLLTPQ; encoded by the exons AAATCACAATATGTG AATGGGATGCCGTCACTGGAGAAGCCTTATGTTTTCAATGGCGACTTTGTGGACCGGGGCAAAGACTCAGTTGAGATTCTGCTTATTTTATTTGCCTTCCTGTTGGTCTATCCTGGAGAGGTTCACCTTAATCGAGGAAATCATGAGGATCACATAATAAACCTGAG GTATGGGTTCACCAAGGAAGTGTTGAGTAAATACAAG ATGCACGGTAAACGAATTCTAAAGCTGCTGCAGAAGATATTCAGCTGGTTGCCCCTGGCAACagtgattgatcagaaggtgctGATCGTCCATGGGGGGATCTCAGACAGCACGGACCTGGCACTGGTGGCCCGAATGGACAGACACAGA TACGTATCTGCTCTGAGGCCTCCGAAGCAGAAAAGCAGTGTGGCTATCCAGCCTTCAGTGGACTCAGAGATGGAAGATGAATCGATGAACTCTAAGCACAGTATTTTGAGGAGAAGGCGGGCCTCGCTAACCTATTTCAGGCCCTTACCTTCCCGGAAAACTTTCCAGTGCCGTTCTTTGCAGGATTTCTCTGCTACAGTGGCCCGGACCATGGAGGAAGAGCTCAAGATTCAACATAGACAGACCAGCTTAGCCAAGCCTGGCAGCAGCATGTCCTATAGACACTTTAACATGTCCAAGTCATCTGAAACATCCACAGAATCCATCAACAGCCCTGACAACATCAACAATGAGTGGAAAGAG ATCCTGGACTTGCTGTGGAGTGATCCCAtgactgaagatggctgcatcCCGAATGAAGTTCGTGGTGGAGGCTGTTACTGGGGCCCCAACGTGACCGAggactttttaaataaacacaacttGCAGCTCATCATCCGCTCCCATGAATGCAAGCAAGATGGATATGAGTTCTGCCACAACCGCAAG gTCCTGACAATTTTTTCGGCCTCTAACTACTATGAGGTGGGCAGTAACAGGGGAGCTCTGGTCAGGTTAGGTCCAGATCTAGTGCCTTACTTTATCCAGTACCAGACCAACAGTAAGACCCGAGCGATGAGCTTCGGACAAAG TATCAGACGAACAGAGCACTCTGCTCTTAAAGTCctgagagaacaactgtttgcACACAAGTCAGATCTGCTCAGTGCCTTTCAGGAATATGATCAGAAGAACACAG GTCTCATCTCTCTGAATGACTGGAGCAGTGCTGTAGGACAGGTGCTACACTTGGATTTGCCCTGGAGAATGCTGCGCTCTCAGCTCCTCACTAACACCACCAACGACATGCTGGATTACCACAACTGGTTCCGTAACCTCACTATAAAGGAACCCAGCTGTGAG TACATTGAGCAGACGCTGATGGAGACTCTTTACAGGCACCGCTCCACTCTCGAGACCATCTTCAGAATAGTGGACACAGACAACTCGG GCCTGATTTCTTTTGAAGACTTCTGTCAGACGTGGAAGCTGCTAAGTGTCTATCTGAAAATGGAGATTTCCTGTGAAGCCATCAATGACCTGGTGGTCAGCATAGACATGAACAAAGATGGCTGCATAGACATTGATGAATTCATGGAGTCTTTTCGCTTAGTAGACAAGAACATACGCAAACCAGAGGAACAGGACCTACCTCAGGAAGAAAAACAGACCACAGAAGAAAAAGGCACACTTCTTACACCACAATAG